The genomic DNA GACTTCACGATCCCCCCGAAGGCGGCCCCGATGATGATCCCGACGGCCATGTCGACCACGTTTCCGCGCATCGCGAAATCCTTGAATTCCTTCAGCATGGACGGTTCTCCTTTCTCCATGCGGCGGAGATCAGAAGTTCATGACGAGGGCGATCCCGAAAAAATAGGGCATTTCGATGCGGTTTTCCTTTCCGGGATTCAGGCGGTCGCGCCGGTTTTTCCTTGTTCCCGAAATTCGGGTATCCTTGGGGAAACACCGGGGAGGCTCTCCATGTTGATCCCGCACGGCGGTGTCCGTCCGGCATGCCACGGCAGCGTCTACGTGGCGGACGGCGCGAAGGTGATCGGGGATGTGGAGATCGGGGAGGACTCGAGCGTCTGGTTCCACACCGTGATCCGGGGCGACATCCACCGGATCCGGATCGGGCGGAGCACGAACGTGCAGGACCACTGCGTCCTCCACGTGACGACGGAGCATCCGCTCACGGTGGGCGATTTCGTGACCCTCGGGCATCGTGCGGTGGCCCACGGCTGCACGATCGGGGACCTCTACCTGATCGGGATCGGAGCGATCGTTCTCGACGGGGCGGTCGTCGGCCGGGGGAGCGTGATCGGGGCGGGCGCGGTGGTCTCCCCCGGGACGGTCGTCCCCCCGCACTCCCTGGTGCTCGGGGTGCCGGGGAAGGTCGTCCGGGACCTGGGACCGGGGTCGGTCGACGGGATCCGGAAGACGGCGGAAAACTATGTCGGATTAGCAAGATCCTACCGGGAGGGGTGAGGAGGGGCGAACATGGGGCGGATCGAGGAGATCTGGCGGGGGGACCGGCTGATCCAGGATTTCGGGATGAGGCTGCTGGAGACGGGAGATGGCTATGCGAAGGTCTCGGTCCGGGTGGAGGAGCGGTTCCTCAACGCCCACGGGATCGGGCACGGTGTGCTGCTGTTCGCTGCCGCGGACGCCGCCTTTGCGATTTCGGTGAACGCAGTGACCGACGCCGTAGGGGTCCAGTGGAGCCTGAACGTCTTTCGGGCGGCCAAGCCGGGCGAAGAGGTGATCGGCGAGTCGCGGATCTTCCACAAGGGGCGGCAGTCGATGGTTTGTGAGCTTACCGTCACGGCGGGGGATGGCAGGGTTCTGGCGCGGGGGCAGTCGACGGCGCTCCCGGTTTCCCGGGGGATGCACTCGGGCTCCGCCCCGGCGAACCTCGGGAAGGAAGGTCCCCCCACGGCCGAGTGAGGGAAGGGGACACGGCGTTGCGGCCGCGTCCCCCCGGAATCGCTACGAGGCTCCCGCCAGCGCCGTTTTCTGTTCGTAGATCCGGGGCGCCTCCGTCTGCACGAAATCGCTCACCCGGATCCGTACGACGTTCCGGTGAGTCCCTGCGGTGAAGGCGATCTCCGCGTTCCCCGTCAGCTCTTCACACACGACGACCGGGATCCCGTAGAGCGACCCGAAGATCGGCATCGCTCCGATGTCGCAGTCGGAGAAGAGCGGGGCGAACTCGGCCTCGCTGGCCAGGCGGGTCTTCTTCGCCTCCAGGCATTTCCTGAGGCGCGGCATGTCGACCCGCTCCGTCGCGGGCAGAACCACCATCCAGATCTTGCCGTCGGCATTCACCAGCACGGTCTTGGCGAATATCGCCCCGGGCACGTGGGCTGCCTGGGCGCTCTGCAGGGCGGTGAAGGCCTCCGGGTGGGAGGAGGTCTTGTAGGGAATCTTCCGGTCGTTCAGGTGCTTCGCGAGCCTGCCGGGGATGGCCATGTCGCTCCTCCTTTCCCAGGGACGTGGCGTATGGTTCAGGGCGACCAGCACGGGGAAACGGGTTGCGTGGAAAGGTGGGTGGACGACGCTCCGGCGACGCCCCTAGTATATCGCAACCATGAAGGGAAGCGTATTCTTCTTCGCCGATCTTTCAGTGTCCGGAGGGGGGACTCCCGTTCTGGTGGTCCGGGCGGCGCATCAGGAGCAGCAGCGGGAGGACGCAGGCCATCAGGACCGACAGGATCCAGAAGGCGTCGTTGAACCCCATGGCGGTCGCCTGCCGGACGGTCTGGGCGTAAATCATCTTCATCGTGAGCCCCTCGGCGGCGCCCTCGGGAACCCCCCTCCCCGGCAGGACCGACCGGCCGAGGTCGATGGCCGAGCGGAACGCCTGGTCGTACCCGGTCAGCTGCTCCGTGAGGTGGCTCTGGTGGACCTGGGCGCGTCTCGCGAACATGGTGGTCGAGAAGGCGACCCCGAAGGAACCCCCGAGGTTTCTCAACAGGTTGTAGATCGAGGTGGCGTTCCCCATCTGCGGCTTCGGGATGGAGGAGAGGGTGAGGGTGGTCAGGGGGATGAAGAGGAAGCCCATCCCGATCCCCAGGTAGATCCGGGGGAGCATGAGGGAGGAAAAGTCGGCCCCCAGGCTGAAGCCGGCCATCTGCCGGGTGGAGAAGGCGCAGACCATCACCCCCAGGGCGAGGAGGTATTTGGGGTTTTGTTTCTCGATCAGCTTCCCGACGACCGGCATCGTGAGCAGGGTGGCGACTCCTCCGGGGGAGAGGACCAGACCCGCGAGCGTCGCGGTGTACCCGAGAAGGATCTGCGCGTAGAGGGGAAGGAGCACGATGGACCCCAGCAGGTTGAAGAAGGCCACGAACATGATCACGTTCCCCGAGGTGAAGGAGACGTTCCGGAAGGCCCGCAGGTCCACGATCGGGTGCTCGGCGACGTAGAGCTCGACGATCACGAACGCCAGGAGCGACAGGACCGCGATCCCGCTCATCACGAGGATGAAGTCGGAGGAGAACCAGTCCTCCCGCTGCCCCTTGTCCAGCACGATCTGGAGCGCGCCGATCCCGACGGTCAGCAGGGCGATCCCCCAGGTGTCCACCCGCAGCTTCTCCGCGCGCTTCAGGTAGGGGGGGTCGTGGATGAACATCGAGACCATGAACACGGCGAGGAGGCCGATCGGGATGTTCACGTAGAAGATCCAGCGCCAGGAGAGGGTGTCGGTGATGTAGCCCCCCATCAGGGGGCCGGCGATCGGCCCGAACATCACGCCGACCCCGAAGATCGCCATGGCGATCCCGTGCTCCCGCGGCGGGAAGGTCTCCAGGAGAATCGCCTGGGAGAGCGGCTGGAGCGCCCCGCCCCCGATCCCCTGGAGGACGCGGAAGAAGACGAGCATCCCCAGGCTCGTCGAGGAGCCACAGAGGAAGGAGGCCGCCGTGAAAAGGAGGATGGAGAAGGTGAGGTACCGCTTCCGGCCGAAGGTGCGGGCGAGCCATCCGGTCATCGGGATGACGATCGCGTTCGAGACGAGGTAGGAGGTCAGGACCCAGGCCGCCTCGTCGATCCCCCCGGAGAGCGAGCCCCGGATATGGTCGAGGGAGACGTTCGCCACGCTGATGTCGATGATCTCGATCAGCGTGGGGAGCATCACGGTGACGGCGACGATCCACTTGCTCCCGTGCATCGCGCCGACCGCGTTGCCGAGCCGGTTCCCCTCCTTCATGGGATTACCGGACGAGCACCGTGGGGACCACCGACATCCCGATCCTCAAGGTCTGCTCCGGGTCCTCCCCCCGCTCCAGGAGGATCTTCACGGGGACCCGCTGCACCACCTTGACGTAGTTTCCCGTGGCGTTCTCCGGCGGGAAGAGGGCGAAGGCGGACCCGGTGCCCGCCATGATGCTGTCGACCTTCCCGCGGAACTTCCGGCCCGGGAAGGTGTCCACGCGGATGCGGACCTCCTGGCCGGGGCGGATCTTCTCGATCTGGGTCTCCTTGTAGTTCGCCACCACCCAGAGGTCGGAGAGGCCGGTCACGGCGAGCAGCGCCTGCCCCGGGGAGACGACCTGGCCGACCTCCACGCTCTTCCGGGTGACCCGGCCGTCCGCCGGGGCGACGACGTCGGCGTACCCGCGCAGCAGCTCCGTCTCGGCGAGCCCCGACTCCCGCTGGCGGACGAGCGCCTCATGCTGCCCGACCCGGGCCTCCCGCTGCGCGAGGATCGCCTGCCGCTGCCGGAGAAAGGCCTCCTTCCCGGAGAGGTGCGCCTCCTGGGTCGCCCCCGCCGCCCCGGCGAGCCGCAGTTCGTCCCGGGCCAGGTCCAGGCGGGCCTTTGCCGCTTCCTGCTCGGTGGTGATCTTCTCGAACCGCTCCCGGCTCAGGGAGTGGCGCTCGAAGAGGCTCTTCGCCCGCGCGGCGTCCCGGTCGGCCTGGGCGAGGGAGACTTCCGCGAGGGAGACCTTCGAGCGGGCCGCCGAGAGCGCCGCCCTCGCCTGCTCGAGCTGCGCCGTCGCGGCGGCGATCTCCTGCCGGGCCGCCTCGATGTCCGCCTTCGCCGCGGCGATGTCGGAGCGGGCCGCGACCCGGTCCGCCTTCGCGGCCGACAGGCCGGAGGAGGCGGCGGCCACCCGCACGGCGTACGGCTCCGGGTCGACCCGCAGGAGCAGGTCCCCTTTCCTGACCGGCTGGTTGTCCTCGACCAGGACCTCCGTCACCGTCCCCTGGATCCGGGCCGCGACCGGGTGGATCCTCCCCTCGATGTAGGCGTCGTCGGTCGAGATATGGGTCTGCCGGTACAACCAGTAGAAGCCGCCCGCCCCGATCGTCGCCACCGACACCAGAAGGAACAGCAGGAGCGCTTTTTTCCGGCGCGCGTGGTTCGGCCGGGCGGGGGGGCCGGGTTCCTTCGTTTCCTCTGCCATGCCGGTTCTCCTTGTTTCCCGCGTGGCGTTCGACCGCTATTGTAGGCCAGCCGGCCCCGTACGGATACCCCCCGCGTGCCGGCTCACGTCGCATCCCCACGCCCGGAGGTCCAGGGGATCGGGAGAAAGAGGGCGAGGAGGGCGCCGGCGGCGGGGAGAAGGTTGATCATGTGGGCGGCGGCGGGAACCCCGTACCGGTCGGCGAACGCCCCGAGCAGCGTGACGCCGATCCCCCCCGTTCCGATCGCGAATCCCGCGATCGTCCCGGACGCGGTCGCCATCCTCCGGGGGAACAGCTCCTGGGCCATGACGATGGTCACGGAGAAGGTCGACACGATCGTCGCCCCCACCGCGGCGGCCAGGAGGAAGACCGCCGTTCCGGAGGAGACGAGGAACAGGTGGATGAGCGGGATCTGGAGGGCCAGGGAGAAGAAGAGCATCCGGCGGTGCCCGATCCGGTCCGCGAGCGGACCTCCCGCCAGCGTGCCGACGGTTCCCGCGCCCAGGAACAGGAAGAGCAGGGTCGCCACGAATTCCGGGTTGCGGACCAGCTCCTCCCGGTAGAGGAAGGGGATGAAGGTGGCCAGCCCCAGCTGCGTCCAGGAGCGGAAGACGACGATCAGGACGATCAGGGAGACGGCGAGGAGCGGCCGGTCGGTCCCGTTCCCGGAGGCGGGGAGCGGCCTGCCCGCCGCTTCCCCGATCCGTTGCCGGATGTGCGGCAGCGCCGGGACGAACAGGGCGGCCGCTACCGCGGCGGGGACGATGAGCGCGGAGGCCCCCGGGAGTCCGTACCGGGAGACGAGGAAGATGGCGGCGGGGGCGCCGATCGCGAACCCCAGGTTTCCCCCCACCGAGAAGAGCGACATCCCGGTCGCCCGCTTCACCGAGGCGATGCAGGCGGTGGCCTTGAACCCCTCCGGGTGGAAGGCGGCCGTGCCCAGCCCCGTGAACACCACGAAGGCGACGAGCCAGGCAAAGGTGGGGGAAAAGGGGATCAGGGCGACGCCGACCCCGGAGACCAGGCACCCCAGCGGCAGGAGGACCGGGAACGGCTTCCGGTCGGTCAGGTAGCCGAACAGCGGCTGGATTCCCGACGAGGTGAGGTGGGCCGCCAGCAGAATCGACCCGGTGACGGCGTAGGAGAGGGAGAAGCGGTCCTTGAGATACGGCAGCAGCGCCGGCAGGGCCCCCTGCACGATGTCCGTGCACATGTGGCCGAAGGAGAGGAGGAAGAGGAGCAGGGGGCCGTGGTTCACGGGAGCATCACGTCCGCGATCGATTCCGCCCCCGCCAGGAGCATGATCAGCCGGTCGACGCCGAGCGCCGCGCCGGAGCAGGGGGGAAGCCCCGCCCGCAGGGCGTCGAGGAACTCCGGGTCGATCGGCAAGGGTTGTCCCGTCCGCGCCTCGTGCCGCGCCGCAAGCTCCCGGAGACGCTCCTCCTGCTCTTCGGGATCGGTCAGCTCCTCGTAGCCGTTCACCAGCTCGACCCCGGCCACGAACCCCTCGAACCGCTCGGCCAGGCCGTCCCCCCCCGTCCGCCGCTTCGCCATGGCGGCGAGCGCGGCCGGATATCCGGTCAGGAACAGGGCCCCTTTGTCCGCGGCCGCCGGCTCGACCACCTCCAGGCAGGCGCGGAAGAAGAGATCCTCCCAGGATTCGTCCGTCGCCGGGCGCAGCCCCTTGCGGGACAGCGCCGCGAACAGCGCCTCCCGGTCGAGCGGCGCGACGCCGAGCAGCTCCCGGAAGGCCTCGGAGATCTCCCACCTCGGCCACCGCGCGGGAAGCGCTACCGCGGATCCCTTGCGGCGGATCGTGTCCGCCCCGGCGAATTCCCCGGCCAGCTCCCGGCAGAGCTCCTCGACGTCCCGCATCACCGCCTCCGCCGGCTCCTCCACCCGGTACCATTCGAGCATCGTGAACTCCGGGGAGTGGAGCGGCGACCCCTCCCGGTCCCGGAAGACCTTCCCCAGGTAGAAGATGTTTCCCGAGCCGGCGGCGAGCAGCTTCTTCATCGACAGCTCGGGGGAGGTGTGGAGATAGAGGGTCTTTCCGCGCCCGGCGGGATCCTGCACCTGCACCGGGAAGATGTTCGGGTCGATATTCGGGTAGCGCAGCGCGATGGGGGGATCGACCTCGCAGAATCCCCGCGTCCGGAAAAACGCCCGGATTCCGTCCAGGATCCTCGCGCGGGTGCGCAGGATCCCGGAGGTCCGCCCCCCCGCGGCCGACCGCTGCCGGGTAAAATCGGTTCTCGTCATGACGTCACACAGGATACTCCAATCCGCCCGTTTCCGGGCTCCCGAGACATTCGTGGATCTTCTCGAAAAGTCCGTGCAATATACTGGTTTTCAGGCCGTGGAAAGAGCCGGCGGAATCCATCGACACCGGACCGGAGAAGAGGAGGGACACGATGCCGTTTCCATCCTGGGGCGAGACCGAGGAAGGGCACAGCATGCTCGGCGAGGCGGTGGAGCAGCTGGACCGGGCCGCGAAGCTTTTGAACCTGGACCCGAACCTGGCCAACCGCCTCCGGTACCCGAAGCGGGCGCTCATCGTCACCGTGCCGGTCCGGATGGACAACGGGGATGTCGTCCCCTACACCGGGTACCGGGTCCACCACAACATCACGATGGGGCCGGGGAAGGGGGGGATCCGGTACAGCCCCACCGTCTCCCTGGAGGAGACCACCGCCCTGGCCATGTGGATGACCTGGAAGTCCGGGCTGATGAACATCCCCTTCGGGGGGGCCAAGGGCGGGGTCTGCTGCAACCCGCTCGAGATGTCCCGCCGGGAGCTGCAGGCGCTGACCCGTCGCTTCACCTCCGAGATCGTCATGCTGATCGGGCCGGAGAAGGACATCCCGGCGCCGGACATGTTCACGGACGAGCAGACGATGTCCTGGATGATGGACACCTACTCGATGCAGATGGGCTACTCCGTGCCCGGCGTGGTCACGGGGAAGCCGCTCGTCGTCGGGGGGTCGGTGGGGCGGCGGGAGGCGACGGGGCGGGGGCTGGTGAACCTCGTCCTCGCGGCCGTCGAACGGCTCGGGCTCTCCCCGGAGAAGCTCACCGCCGTGGTCCAGGGGTTCGGGAACGTGGGGTCGGTGGCGGCGCAGGAGTTTCATCAGCATGGGGTGAAGGTGGTCGCGGTGAGCGACATCTACGGGGGAGCGCACGATCCGGGCGGGCTGCCGGTCGACGACCTGGTCCGGCACGTCGGGAAGGGGGGAAAGGTGGCGGAGTTCCCGGGGGTGACCCCGGTGTCCAACCAGGAGCTCCTGGAGATCCCCTGCGACATCCTGGCTCCCTGCGCCACGGCGGGGCAGATCACGAAGGAGAACGCCCCCCGGATCCGCTGCCGCATCCTGGCCGAGGGGGCGAACGGTCCGACCACCCTGGAGGCGGACGAGATCCTGGCCCGGAACAAGGTGTTCCTGATCCCCGATGTCCTGGGGAACGCGGGCGGTGTGACCGCCTCCTACTTCGAGTGGGTCCAGGACACGCAGAAGTTCTTCTGGGACATCGACGAGGTGAACCGGCAGCTCAAGCGGATCATGACCGAGGCGTTCCGGGAGGTGCTCGCGCTGGCGCACGAGAGGAAGATCTCGCACCGGATGGCGGCGCTGATGATCGGGATCTCGCGGGTGGCGCAGGCGATGCGGTTCCGGGGGCTCTACCCGTAACGTCGCCGAAGGCTCAGGGTTCCCGTGGGACCAGGATGATCTCGATCCGCCGGTTCCTCGCCTTTCCCTCGGGGGTGGAATTGCCCGCCACCGGCTTGTGCTCCCCGTAGGCCACGGCGGAGAGGATCCCCGGGTCGATCCCCTGCTCCTGCAGGTAGCGGGTCACGTTTATCGCCCGCGCGGCGGAGAGCTCCCAGTTCGTGGGGTAGGTCTTCACGAGGGTACCCGTGATCGGGACGTTGTCGGTGTGCCCCTCGATCCGGATCGCCTTCTCCCGCTCGTCCCGGAGGACGGAGACGATCTTCCGCAGCACGGCGATCCCCCCGGGCTTCACTTCCGCCTTGCCGGTGTCGAACAGGATCGCGTCCACCAGGTTCAGCGTCAGCTTCCCCTTCAGCTCGGAGATCGTCATCTGCCCCTGCCGGATCTCCTCCTGCATCTTCGACATCAGACCCTCGTAGGTTTTCCCGACCTTCTCGACCTTCTCTTCCTGGGCTTTCTTGAGGGCGGCGATCTCCTGCCGGAGCGATCCGTTCTCCCGTTCCAGGTCGGCCACCTTCCCGCGGAGCTCCACGATCGTCCGCGACAGGGAATCGGCCTTCGCCTTGAGCGTGCGGTCCAGCTCCCGGTTGTCGGCGGCGAGCCGGTCCCGCTCCCCGGTGACGAAACCGAGGTTCCCCCTCAGGTGGTCCCTCTCCGAACGGGTATCGGAAAGCTCCTCCCCGAGCCCGCGGACCGTTCCCTCGAGCTTCGCGACATTCGCCTGGAGCGCCCGGTTCTCCTCTTCCAGGGAGCGGTGCCGCTGCTGCAGCGCCGCGAGTTCCCCGGAAAGCCTTTCCGCTTCGCCCGCCTTCTTCAGGTAGGTGCTCTCGAGCCGGGTGCAACCTCCCAGGCAGATCCCGAGGGCGGCGACGGCCGACAGGAACAGCGCGACTCTTCGCATGACGTCCTCCTTGCGCCGAACGGCGGATCCGGTTTGATGCGTATTATGGGGGCGC from Deltaproteobacteria bacterium GWC2_65_14 includes the following:
- a CDS encoding gamma carbonic anhydrase family protein — encoded protein: MLIPHGGVRPACHGSVYVADGAKVIGDVEIGEDSSVWFHTVIRGDIHRIRIGRSTNVQDHCVLHVTTEHPLTVGDFVTLGHRAVAHGCTIGDLYLIGIGAIVLDGAVVGRGSVIGAGAVVSPGTVVPPHSLVLGVPGKVVRDLGPGSVDGIRKTAENYVGLARSYREG
- a CDS encoding EmrB/QacA family drug resistance transporter produces the protein MHGSKWIVAVTVMLPTLIEIIDISVANVSLDHIRGSLSGGIDEAAWVLTSYLVSNAIVIPMTGWLARTFGRKRYLTFSILLFTAASFLCGSSTSLGMLVFFRVLQGIGGGALQPLSQAILLETFPPREHGIAMAIFGVGVMFGPIAGPLMGGYITDTLSWRWIFYVNIPIGLLAVFMVSMFIHDPPYLKRAEKLRVDTWGIALLTVGIGALQIVLDKGQREDWFSSDFILVMSGIAVLSLLAFVIVELYVAEHPIVDLRAFRNVSFTSGNVIMFVAFFNLLGSIVLLPLYAQILLGYTATLAGLVLSPGGVATLLTMPVVGKLIEKQNPKYLLALGVMVCAFSTRQMAGFSLGADFSSLMLPRIYLGIGMGFLFIPLTTLTLSSIPKPQMGNATSIYNLLRNLGGSFGVAFSTTMFARRAQVHQSHLTEQLTGYDQAFRSAIDLGRSVLPGRGVPEGAAEGLTMKMIYAQTVRQATAMGFNDAFWILSVLMACVLPLLLLMRRPDHQNGSPPSGH
- a CDS encoding EF-P lysine aminoacylase GenX; amino-acid sequence: MLRTRARILDGIRAFFRTRGFCEVDPPIALRYPNIDPNIFPVQVQDPAGRGKTLYLHTSPELSMKKLLAAGSGNIFYLGKVFRDREGSPLHSPEFTMLEWYRVEEPAEAVMRDVEELCRELAGEFAGADTIRRKGSAVALPARWPRWEISEAFRELLGVAPLDREALFAALSRKGLRPATDESWEDLFFRACLEVVEPAAADKGALFLTGYPAALAAMAKRRTGGDGLAERFEGFVAGVELVNGYEELTDPEEQEERLRELAARHEARTGQPLPIDPEFLDALRAGLPPCSGAALGVDRLIMLLAGAESIADVMLP
- a CDS encoding glutamate dehydrogenase, with amino-acid sequence MLGEAVEQLDRAAKLLNLDPNLANRLRYPKRALIVTVPVRMDNGDVVPYTGYRVHHNITMGPGKGGIRYSPTVSLEETTALAMWMTWKSGLMNIPFGGAKGGVCCNPLEMSRRELQALTRRFTSEIVMLIGPEKDIPAPDMFTDEQTMSWMMDTYSMQMGYSVPGVVTGKPLVVGGSVGRREATGRGLVNLVLAAVERLGLSPEKLTAVVQGFGNVGSVAAQEFHQHGVKVVAVSDIYGGAHDPGGLPVDDLVRHVGKGGKVAEFPGVTPVSNQELLEIPCDILAPCATAGQITKENAPRIRCRILAEGANGPTTLEADEILARNKVFLIPDVLGNAGGVTASYFEWVQDTQKFFWDIDEVNRQLKRIMTEAFREVLALAHERKISHRMAALMIGISRVAQAMRFRGLYP
- a CDS encoding chemotaxis protein MotB; the protein is MRRVALFLSAVAALGICLGGCTRLESTYLKKAGEAERLSGELAALQQRHRSLEEENRALQANVAKLEGTVRGLGEELSDTRSERDHLRGNLGFVTGERDRLAADNRELDRTLKAKADSLSRTIVELRGKVADLERENGSLRQEIAALKKAQEEKVEKVGKTYEGLMSKMQEEIRQGQMTISELKGKLTLNLVDAILFDTGKAEVKPGGIAVLRKIVSVLRDEREKAIRIEGHTDNVPITGTLVKTYPTNWELSAARAINVTRYLQEQGIDPGILSAVAYGEHKPVAGNSTPEGKARNRRIEIILVPREP